A genomic stretch from Lathyrus oleraceus cultivar Zhongwan6 chromosome 2, CAAS_Psat_ZW6_1.0, whole genome shotgun sequence includes:
- the LOC127121870 gene encoding uncharacterized protein LOC127121870, translated as MTDIPTGGVRTLHMEVGIFGFDYDQMIGNEDFMQVFSHEEIGVNVVNTYIRFLYDKLMRPNGLDVSFGFLAPATVNLVLILNRPDTVTEYVLRILMDNKDAEKLFFIPFNTGGHWLLLAINPIREIVYYLDSLGNDWTTYPDMKVLIDTVLQAFRAQRVIQTSRRDAEANLLDSRPRMQKQMLS; from the exons atgaccgatataccgaccggaggtgttcggaccctacatatggaggtagggattttcggctttgattacgaccaaatgattggtaatgaagacttcatgcaagtttttagtcatgaagaaatcggcgtcaacgttgtcaatacatatattag gtttttgtatgacaaattgatgcgccccaatggtttggacgtgtcattcggattcttagcacccgcgaccgtcaacttagttttaatcttaaatagaccggataccgtgacggagtacgttcttcggatcctcatggacaataaagatgcggagaagttgttttttataccgtttaataccgg tggacattggttgttgctcgcaatcaatcctatccgagaaattgtgtattatcttgactcgttaggaaatgattggacaacatacccggatatgaaggtcctaattgacac cgtcctacaagcttttcgggcccaacgagttatccaaacctcaaggaggg ATGCAGAAGCTAATTTGCTGGATTCAAGGCCTAGAATGCAAAAACAGATGCTCTCCTAA